The stretch of DNA GCGTAGCAAGAGCCAATCCGCAGTCCACCTCGCGGAAGGGCCGCCATCCGCCATCAAAACGCTCGCCGTCCTACCCTTCAAGCCGCTGGTGGCCGAGGGGCGGGATGATTATCTGCAAATGGGGATGGCCGATGTGTTGATCACGCGGCTCAGCCGGCTGCGACAGATGGTCGTGCGCCCGTTGTCAGCCAGTCGCAAATACACGGCACTCGAACAGGATGCGCTGGCCGCCGGGCGCGAGTTGAAAGTGGATGCCGTGCTCGACGGGCATATCCAGCGTGCCGGGGAACGCGTGCGCGTGACGGTGCGGCTGGTCAACGTCAATGACGGCGCGACGCTCTGGGCAGAAACACTGGACGAGAAAGACGCCGATCTGTTCACGGTTGAAGACCGGTTGTCGGAGAAGCTGGTGGCCGCCTTTGCGCTTAACCTTTCACCCGCCGAACGTCAGTTGCTGACCCGGCGTTACACCGCGAACGGCGAGGCTTATCAGGCTTATCTGCGGGGCCGTTACTTTTGGAGCAAGTGGACAAAGGCCTCGCTGGAAAAGGCCACTGAAGCCTTCGAGCAGGCGCTCAAGGCCGATCCCGACTACGCCCCGGCGCATGCGGGCGTCGCCGATGCCTGGAATCTGCTGGGCTATCTGGGCTTCTTGCCGCCGCGCGAGGCTTTTCCGAAATCCGAGGCTGCCGCGTTGCGCGCCTTGCAACTCGACGACACGCTGGGCGAAGCCCACCTCTCCCTGGCGAAGACCAAACTTTTTTACGCCTGGGATTGGCCCGCGTGTGAACGTGAGATTGGCCGCGCCCTCGAACTCAGCCCCAACTTTGCCGATACGCACGGGCTGAATGGCGCATACTTGCTCGCCATGGGGCGTTTGGATGAAGCGCTCGTCGCCCGGCGGCGTGCGCAGGAACTCGATCCGACCTCGCCGCTGTTTACGACAGCGGTGGGCTGGGCCTACTTTTATCAACGCCGCTACGACCAGGCCATCACGTGGTATCGCAAAGCATTTGAACTCGATCCCACGTTCGCGCTGGCGCACGATGACCTCAGCAACGCGCTGTTTCTAAAAGGTGAGGCGGAACAGGCCCTGGCCGAAGTGCTCAAGTTCCGCGCGTTGACAGGTGAGAGCCAAGCCCATCTCACCGCCTTGCAGCAAGCCTTTGCCGCCGAGGGCAAACTGGGATATTGGCGCAAAGAGCTGGAGTTGGCGGAAGAACGGGCGAGGCAGGGCGCGCCGCTGGGAGCTTGGCGCATGGCTCGTATCAACGCCGAACTCGGCGACCACGATCAATCGTTCGTGTGGTTGAATCGAGCGTATGAAGAGCGGGCGAGCATGTTGGCTTTTCTCAAGACAGTGCCGCTGTTTGGAAATCTGCACACGGATCCACGCTTTGCCGAACTATTGCGGCGTATCGGTCACACCTAGAGCGGTTGGTGATTGCAGATATGGGACGGTGGTGCCGGGACAGTACCGCGCGCGTCAGCAAGCGGCGCAGCAAGTCAGGCCCAGCGGCATTAACGCGCCGTCTCCGCTTGCTGACGCGCGCGGTACTGTCCCACATCGCATTTTTCTCTTACACCGAGGTGCAAACCGATCTACATATCCATTCAATGAACTATCGCATCACCGTCGCTTACGACGGCACAAACTATTGCGGCTGGCAGATGCAACTTGACCGCCCGACGGTGCAGGGCGTCCTGGCCGAAGTCTTGCAACGTTTTGCGCGTGTGCCTGTGGTGACACATGGCGCGGGGCGCACTGACGCGGGCGTGCATGCCGAAGGGCAAGTCGTCTCGTTCAAGCTGGACAAAGTTTGGGAAGGCGCGGCCTTGCGGCGCGCGCTCAATGCCAATCTGCCGTTGGATATTCGCGTGCTGGAAGCGGCACAGGCCGAAGAGCGCTTTCATCCGCGCATTTATGCCAAAGGCAAAACATATCGCTATCAGCTTTACAATGCTGACGTGATGCATCCGTTGTGGGAACGCTACGCCTGGCATTTTCCTTACCAGCTTGAGCCGGCGCGCTTGATGGAAGAGGCGCGGCAGTTGTTGGGCACGCATGACTTCAGCGCGTTTACGACCAGCGATTGCGAAACCAAAACGCGGGTGCGCACGCTCAGCGAGATTTGGCTGGAAAGCGCTGGCCCCTTGCTCAAGTTCTGGTTTCGCGGCGACGGCTTTCTGCGCTATCAAGTGCGCACGATGATTGGCGCATTGGTGGCAGCCAACCGGGATCGCTTGCCCGCCGGTTCAATCATAGATTTGTTACAGAGCAAAGACCGCACGTGGGCGGGCGCACCCGCGCCGGCCAAAGGGTTGACGCTGGTAAAAGTCGAGTATTAGTATGCGGCGCTTGTCATACGGCAGTCCGTCGTTGCATCGAGAACTCATCCACGAAGGAATCAGGGAAGAATTCAGCAGAAACGCGAAGCACGCTGTAACAAACCTTCGTATTGATTCGTGCGGCTTTGTGGGGACAAGCACGTTGCCGCAACAATAGGAACAGCATGTTAGAGGATTTCGCAGGCATCATCGAACCGGGTTCGCGCGACGAACAGTTGTTGCGCCAGCTTGATTTTACCCGGTTGCCGCGCCACCTCGCCGTGATTATGGACGGCAATGGACGCTGGGCCAAGAAACGCTTTCTGCCGCGTGTCGCCGGCCATCGCGCCGGTGTCGAAGCTGTGCGCGCGACCGTGGATACTTGCGCGCGTTTGGGGATCGAGGCGCTCACCTTATACGCCTTCTCGGTTGAAAACTGGAAGCGCCCGCCTTTCGAAATCGAAGCCTTGATGACCTTCCTGAAAGAATATCTGCGCAAAGAGATCGAGAATATTCACCGCGAAAACATTCGTTTCCAAACCATCGGGCGCACACGCGAATTGGATGAATCGGTGCAATTTGAACTGCGTTCGGCAATGCATAAGACGGCGCACAACACCGGCATGGTGCTCAACGTTGCGCTCAATTACGGCGGGCGCGTTGAATTGGTGGATGCCTGCCGCCGCCTGTTGGAACAATGCCAGCGTGAAGGCCGCACGC from Acidobacteriota bacterium encodes:
- a CDS encoding winged helix-turn-helix domain-containing protein; the encoded protein is MENKIVPRFYEFDSFRLDGRKRVLLRAGAPVALTPRALDLLFALVERRGQVVEKDELLTLLWPDSVVEENNLTVNVSALRKALGAGPGERRYIVTVPGRGYRFVADVAEIVEEDSALLPAAASTLVVEESKVRLVIEEEILDGEVRGGETGRLRDGEKLKLPGSALAARPVAPSPTRPVVFLALLGLLLAGGIYWRSKSQSAVHLAEGPPSAIKTLAVLPFKPLVAEGRDDYLQMGMADVLITRLSRLRQMVVRPLSASRKYTALEQDALAAGRELKVDAVLDGHIQRAGERVRVTVRLVNVNDGATLWAETLDEKDADLFTVEDRLSEKLVAAFALNLSPAERQLLTRRYTANGEAYQAYLRGRYFWSKWTKASLEKATEAFEQALKADPDYAPAHAGVADAWNLLGYLGFLPPREAFPKSEAAALRALQLDDTLGEAHLSLAKTKLFYAWDWPACEREIGRALELSPNFADTHGLNGAYLLAMGRLDEALVARRRAQELDPTSPLFTTAVGWAYFYQRRYDQAITWYRKAFELDPTFALAHDDLSNALFLKGEAEQALAEVLKFRALTGESQAHLTALQQAFAAEGKLGYWRKELELAEERARQGAPLGAWRMARINAELGDHDQSFVWLNRAYEERASMLAFLKTVPLFGNLHTDPRFAELLRRIGHT
- the truA gene encoding tRNA pseudouridine(38-40) synthase TruA; the protein is MNYRITVAYDGTNYCGWQMQLDRPTVQGVLAEVLQRFARVPVVTHGAGRTDAGVHAEGQVVSFKLDKVWEGAALRRALNANLPLDIRVLEAAQAEERFHPRIYAKGKTYRYQLYNADVMHPLWERYAWHFPYQLEPARLMEEARQLLGTHDFSAFTTSDCETKTRVRTLSEIWLESAGPLLKFWFRGDGFLRYQVRTMIGALVAANRDRLPAGSIIDLLQSKDRTWAGAPAPAKGLTLVKVEY
- a CDS encoding isoprenyl transferase, whose product is MLEDFAGIIEPGSRDEQLLRQLDFTRLPRHLAVIMDGNGRWAKKRFLPRVAGHRAGVEAVRATVDTCARLGIEALTLYAFSVENWKRPPFEIEALMTFLKEYLRKEIENIHRENIRFQTIGRTRELDESVQFELRSAMHKTAHNTGMVLNVALNYGGRVELVDACRRLLEQCQREGRTPDSLTESDLARQLYTANLPDPDLLVRTSGEFRVSNFLLWQIAYAEIYVTDVLWPDFRRPDLFAAILDYQKRERRYGGLVTEPQRAVVSRG